In Streptomyces erythrochromogenes, the DNA window AATGGAAGTTGAGGTTCCGCAGTCGTGGGGCGGTCGAGGCGGAGGAGAGGTGGGGGCAGGGCGACACAGGGCGGGACCAAAGGCCCATTCCGGCCGGCCGTCGACCTCGCGTAGTCTGTTCGGAGCAGAAGGGGAGTAGCTCTTCGCCGGACCGTCGACATACTGCTGGGTCACCCAGCCGGCGCCCGGAGGCAGGCCGCGCAGCACCAGCGGTCGGCCAGCGAGACCTTCGGCCGCAGTGTCCTGTCCCGTCGTGGGCGCGTTCCGTACGCGCACGCGCAAGCCAGGGCGCCGCCGAGCCGAAGCGACCCCTGAAACACCCCAGGTCTCTCGGTACCGATGGCGTCCTGCCCGACCGATTGAGGTTCCACCTCCGTGTTCAGCTTCAGCATCACGGCGATCGCCTTCGGCGTCGTCTTCCTTGCCGAACTCCCCGACAAGACGGCCCTCGCCGGCCTGATGCTCGGCACGCGCTACCGCGCCTCCTACGTCTTCGCGGGCGTCGCCGCCGCCTTCGCCGTGCACGTCGCCCTCGCCATCGCCGCCGGCAGCGTGCTCACCCTGCTCCCGCACCGCCTCGTCCAGGCCGTCGTCGGCATCCTCTTCCTCCTGGGCGCGGCCATGCTGCTCCTGAAGAAGGACGCCGGGGACGAGGAGGTCAAGCCGCCTGCCGACCAGTCCTTCTGGAAGGTCTCGGGGGCCGGCTTCATGCTGATCCTGGTGGCGGAGTTCGGTGACCTGACCCAGATCATGACCGCCAACCTGGCGGCACGGTACGACGACCCCGTCTCCGTCGGCATCGGCGCCGTGCTGGCGCTGTGGGCGGTCGCGGGCATCGGCATCCTGGGCGGTCGCACCCTGATGAAGTACGTGCCGCTGCGGCTCATCACCAAGATCGCGGCGGCTGTGATGGCGGCGCTGGCCGTGTTCTCGCTGTACGAGGCGATCGCGGGCTGATCAGCCCGCGGAAGGGAGGGGGGAGGGAGGCGGTGAGGGGGGCGGGCCCGGGCTCCGGCGGTGGAAACTCCGTTGCGGACGGTGCGCCCGAGCGGCACGCTCTGCGCGTGATCGACTCGACCTCCTCCGCCCCCTCCTTCACCGGCCCCGGCTCCGGCCCCGGCTCCGCGCCCGCCCCGGACCGCCGTTTCGGCTGGTCCAACATGTTCGTCGATCCCGACGCGGATCCGCGCACCGACGGGGGCTTCCGCGGCGAGCGGGACGTGCTCATCGGCTACCTCAACGACCAGCGGCTGACCCTGGAGCTCAAGTGCGCGGGCCTCGACGCCGAAGCCCTCGCGCGGCGCTCGGTGGAGCCGTCCGACCTGTCCCTGCTGGGACTCGTACGCCACCTCGCGGGTGTCGAGCAGTACTGGTTCCGGCAGGTCATGGCGGGCCAGGACATCCGCCGGCACTACCGTTCGGAGGAGGAACCCGCCGGGGAGTTCACCGGCGCGGTGGCCGACCCGGAGCTGGTCGCGGACGCGTGGGCGACCTGGCGGTCCGAGGTCGCCTTCGCGGAACGGTTCGTCGCGCAGGCTCCCGGCGTGGACGTCACGGGCGAATGCGGCGGCGAGCCGATGGAGCTCCGCGAGGTTCTGGTCCACATGATCGAGGAGTACGCCCGCCACAACGGCCACGCGGACTTCCTGCGGGAACGCATCGACGGGCGCGTGGGGCAGTAGGCACGCCCGGGCCGGGCCCCGGTGCGGGCGGGCCGGGCGCAGCGGGCGCGCGCCGCCCGGCGCACCGCCTCGCCGCGCACCGCCTTGCCGCGCAACGCCTCGCTGGGTGCCGGGTGCCGGGTGCCGGGTGCCGGGTGCCAGCAGGCTCCCGAGCCTTCGGGTGGCCGCGCTACTGCGCGGGCGCGTCCTGGGGCTCCGGTCGCAGCGTGATGCGGATCGAGCCGTCGGCGCCGGTCGTGATGTCGAGGGACGTCAGGTCCGGGACGTGCACCGTCGGGCCGTGGGCCGCGGCGCGGGGGCCCACGCCGATCACGCGCATGCCCGCCGCCCGGCCGGCGGCGATGCCCGCGGCCGAGTCCTCGAAGACGATGCAGTCGGCCGGGTCCACTCCCAGTGCGGCGGCGCCCTTGAGGAACCCCTCGGGGTCCGGCTTGCTGGCTCCGACGGACTCGGCCGTGATCCGCACCTCGGGCATAGGGAGCGCGGCGGCCGTCATCCGGGCGGTGGCCAGCGCGGCGTCGGCGGACGTGACCAGGGCGTGCGGCAGACCGCCGATCGCGGCCATGAAGGCCGGTGCCCCCGCGACCGGGACCACGCCGTCGGTGTCGGCCGTCTCGCGCGCCAGCATCTCCGCGTTCTCGGCGAGGTTGATCTCCATGGGGCGCTCGGGCAGGAGCACGGCCATGGTGGCGTAGCCCTGGCGGCCGTGGACCACCTTCAGGGCTTCCTGTGGGTCCAGCCCGTGGGAGAGGGCCCAGTCGCGCCAGCAGCGTTCGACCACCGCGTCGGAGTTGACGATCGTGCCGTCCATGTCAAGGAGCAGGGCCTTGGCGGTGAGGGCTACGGGTGCGGTGGTGGAGGTGCTGGCCGGCATTGACGGGGCTCCAGACGGGCGGGAAAAGAGAACAAGTGGTTCCGTCCACCGGTCAGGGAGTGAGGACGGAACCACTTTGTTCCCTCACGATACAAAACCGGGGACGGTCTGCGCCACTCGCGGACGTGTGACCCCCGTCGCCTGCCGCCGCGCCCCGCCCCTGCTGGGGCGTGTTCGGGCCCCTATCCCTCCAGTGCCTTGCGGGTGAGGGGCCCGTACACGCCCCACTCCTGGTCGTCGATCCCGTTGTAGTACTGGAATGTCGACAGTGCGCTCTCGACCTTCGAGTCGAACTTTCCGTGGAACCTGCCCCGGTAGAGACCCTCCGCCGCCAGCAGCCGCTGGAGCTTCTCCACCTCCGGACCCGAATCCCCGTAGCGCAGGACCGGGGCCTGAGCGGGCGGCGGCGTACTGGCGGAACGGCTCGCGCTGGGCGACGTGCTCGGCGACGGGGGCGCGGAGGAAGCGGAACGGGACGCGCTCGGCGACGGGGAAGCCGACGGCGACGACGACTTCGACGCACTCGGCGACGCGGAAGCCGACGGGGACGCACTGGCGCGGCTCGGGCTGCCCGACGGCGCGGCCGGAGCCGCGCCCACCGCGGGCGCCGACGCCTTCGCGTCCAGCAGGGTCGTGTCGCTCTCCGGGGAAGCGGGCAGCACCCACACCGCCACGGCCGTGCCACTGAGGGCCACCGCCGCCGCAGCCCCCAGCAGCAGCGCCAGCGGCCGGCGGCGGGAAGCGGAGCCGGACCGCTCCTCCGGGCCCCCGCCCCCACCCCCTCCTCCGCCGGTTGCTGGTGCGGCCGCCGGGACCGCGCGGAGCCGGACCGTCTCCGCCGGGTGCGGCGCAGGCGCCGGCCCTGCCTGCCACGGGCCGTCCTGCCACGGCCCGGCCGCGGGCGCCGCGGGTACCCCGTACGCCGGGGTGTCGTCCTCCGCGTGCACCGGCTGCGGCGCCGCCGGCGGTGGGGACACCACCCCGGACACCGGCTGCGGGGACGGCGGCACGGCCTCGGCGGCAAGCTCGCCGGGATCGGACAACGTCACGTACGGACGGATGCGCAGAGGGTTGAAAGCCACACCCGGTGCACACCCGCAGGCGGCGCCGGCAGCGTCGCAATTCGGACAGTGCTCACCGTTCACTGGGGACTCCCTCCCTGGCCATTGCCTGCGATTATGCAGACCCGCCGCAGCCCTCCCAACCACCCGAGAGGCCATAACCGGACACACCACTCAGGATGGAAATGTTGATCCGGCCGGAGGAGGAATCGATGGCTCAGGATGCGACCCAAGGTGCCGCGGACCCCGTCCCCGGCCCGCAGAAGCCCGGCCCCACAGGCGAGCACAGCTCCCGCGAGGTGCTCGTCCCCATCGGCGCCCTGCTCCTGGGCCTGCTGATCGCGGCGCTCGACCAGACCATCGTCTCCACCGCCCTGCCGACCATCGTCAGCGACCTCGGCGGCATGGCACACCTGTCCTGGGTCGTCACCGCCTACATGCTCGCCGCGACCGCAGCCACGCCCCTGTGGGGCAAGCTCGGCGACCAGTACGGCCGCAAGAAGCTCTTCCAGTACGCCATCGTCCTCTTCCTGATCGGGTCGGCGCTGTGCGGACTGGCCCAGGACATGCCCCAGCTCATCGGCTTCCGCGCCCTGCAGGGCCTGGGCGGCGGCGGACTGATCGTGCTGTCGATGGCGATCGTCGGCGACATCGTCCCGCCCCGCGAACGAGGCCGGTACCAGGGCCTCTTCGGCGGCGTCTTCGGCGCCACCAGCGTGCTGGGCCCCCTGCTGGGCGGCCTGTTCGTCGACAACCTCTCCTGGCGCTGGGTCTTCTACATCAACCTCCCCATCGGTCTCGTCGCCCTCGTCGTCATCGCCGCCGCACTCCACATCCCGGCGCGCTCCTCGAAGCACACCATCGACTACCTCGGCACCTTCCTCATCGCGTGCGTCGCCACCTGCCTCGTCCTCGTCGCCTCCCTCGGCGCCACCTGGGGCTGGGCCTCGGCCCGGATCATCGGCGTCGCCGTCCTCGGCGTCGTGCTGCTCGCCGCCTTCCTCCTCGTCGAACGCAAGGCCGCCGAACCCGTCCTGCCGCTGAAGCTCTTCCGCATCCGCACCTTCAGCCTCTGCTCGGCGATCAGCTTCGTCGTCGGCTTCGCGATGTTCGGGGCGATGGTCTACCTGCCGACCTTCCTCCAGATCGTCCAGGGCGTCTCACCGACCATGTCCGGCGTCCACATGCTGCCGATGGTCATCGGCATGCTGATCTCCTCGACCGCCTCCGGCCAGATCGTCAGCCGGACCGGCCGCTGGAAGGTCTTCCCGATCGCCGGCACCGCCGTCACCGCCCTTGGCCTGCTCCTCCTCCACCAGCTGCACCGCACCAGCTCCACCTGGGAGATGAGCGTCTACTTCTTCGTCTTCGGCGCCGGGCTCGGCCTGGTCATGCAGGTCCTCGTCCTCGTCGTGCAGAACGCCGTCAGCTACGCCGACCTCGGCGTCGCCACCTCCGGTGCCACCTTCTTCCGCTCCATCGGCGCCTCCTTCGGCGTCGCGATCTTCGGGACGGTCTTCACCAACCAGCTCGACGACAAACTGGCAGCCTCCCTGGCGGGCGTCACGCTGCCCGCCGACGCGGGCATCCCCCAACTGGAGGCGGACCCCCGGGCCATCAGCGCACTCCCCGCCGACCTCCGCCCCCGCGTGCTCGACGCCTACGCCACCGCCATCACCGACGTCTTCCTCTACACCGTCCCCATCGTCCTGGTCGCCTTCGTCCTCGCCTGCTTCCTGAAGGAGGACAAGCTCCGCGCCTCCGTCACCGCACCCGACGTGACCGAGACCCTGGCCTCCAACCCCGTCCAGCGCTCCTCCCGGGACGAGGTCGCCCGCGCGCTGTCCGTCCTCGGCACCCGCGAGGGCCGACGCCACGTCTACGAGAAGATCACCGAGAAGGCCGGCTACGACCTGCTGCCCGCCTCCAGCTGGCTGCTGCTGCGGATCAACAAATACGGCTCGGCGGAACCGGCGCTGCTCGCCGAACGCGTCAACGTGCCGGTGAAGGTCATCACGGACGCCGCCCGCCAGGTCGAGGAGCGCGGGCTCGCCGTCCGGGACGGGCTGCCGCTGGTGCTGACCGAGCGGGGCAGCGAGGCCGCCGCGAAGCTCAGCGCGGCCCGGCAGGACTCCCTCGCCGAACTCCTCGGCGACTGGTGGGGACCGGACCGGCCGACCGACCTGGTCAAGCTGGTCGAGGAGATCAACACGGAGCTGTGCGGATCCGACGCCGAAGAGCCCTACGACGCCGAGCCGCGGCGCGACCACGCCGCGCCCTAGCCGCCGCCTGCCCTCCGCGGAGCAGTCAGACCAGGCGCTTCTCGAACCAGTGCTCCGCATACGGGCCGGAGTTGTACGCGGGTATCTCGGCATAGCCGTGACGCGCATACAACGCGCGGGCCTCCACGAGATCCGACCGGGTGTCCAACCGGACCCGCTCGGCGCCCAGCGCACGGCTCTCCGCCTCCAGGACCCGGAGCAGGGCCGCCCCGCCGCCGGTACCGCGGGCGCGCCCGTCGACGTACACCCTGGTGAGCTCGGCGGTCACTGCGTCGAGCAGCCGGACCCCGCCGCACGCGAGTGCCGCGCCGTCGAGGCGGCCGACGACGAACTGCCCCGTCGGCGGTTCCAGCCCCTCGTCCGGGAAGTCCAACAGCCCCTGGTCGATCTCGGCCTCGGTGACCTCGCGTTTCCAGTACCGGCCGGCGACTTCGGCGTAGTAGGCACGGCGCAGCCGGGTGGCGTCGGCCGTCGTGAACGGCTCGGGGGACACGGTCCACGACCTGGTGACCGCGGGACCGGGAGCGAGAGTGGGTGTGGGCGTGGGTGTGGGCGTGGACCGCGGTGTGCGGTGTTCGCTGTGAGTGGTCATGGCGTCATTGTGGAGTCGGCGCGCGATCTCCCGCGTGGAATATCCACATGGACGGGCTGATGATAGGAAAAACGACCATTCCGCCTACCCGGAGGGTGTGATTCGCCATGGCAGAGCATCCGGACTGTGCCCTGATCCGCCGCGGCTACGAGGCCTTCGGCAAGGGCGACATGGAGGCGCTGGGCGCGCTCATGACCGCCGACGTCATCCACCACGTACCCGGCAACAACCCCATGTCCGGACACCACAAGGGCCGTGAGCACGTCCTCGACTTCTACCGCCGCCTCGGCGAGGAGACGAAGGGGACCTTCCAGGTGCACCTGGAATCGGTGCTCGTGGACGGGCGGGGGCACGTGATGAGCTTCCACACGGCGCGCGGTGACCGCGGCGACCGCGGCATCGAGATCCGCCAAGGCCTCTTCTTCACGATCGTCGGTCACAAGATCACCGACATCGACCAGTGCACCGCGGACATCGACGAGGAAGACGCCTTCTGGAGCTGACCCGCCCCCCCGATCGGCTCGACCTGACCTGACCTGACCTGACCTGACCGACCCGACTCCGGTCGCCCCGACCGTCCGGACCCCGGGACACCACCCGGGGTCCGGACGCTGATCGCTCAGGCCTTCTTCGGCGCCGCCTGCTGCACGACCTCGAACGACCACACCGTCGAAGCCGAGGCCGCCGGCTTCGGCCGCTCCGCGCCGGCCGCACCGCCCTGGCCGCCCTCGCCGCCGCCACCCTGGTGAGCGGCCTTCATCGGCCCCTCCATCCACGCCTGGAAGTCCTCCTCCGAACGCCACCGCGTGTAGACGAGGTACTGGTCGGTGCCCTCCACGGGGCGCAGCAGTTCGAACCACTCGAACCCGTCCGAGCTCTCCACCGTCCCGGCCCGCGAGGCGAAGCGCCGCTCCAGGACCTCCCGCTGCTCGGCGGGGACCGTCAGTGCGTTGATCTTCACGATGCTCATGGGAGCCATCCTAGGGACCCTGCGGGGGATATCGTCGTGCGCGTAAGGGAGCGCGGCAGCCAGGCGAAGTCGGGGTTGCGGTCAACAGGGTGGGAGGCCGGCGAGGCGTGGCTAACGCGGCGGAGCACAGCACAGCGAACGGACATGCCGGGGTCATAGGCGGCAACAGCAGGCTCGGCGCGGCGCGGCTCCTCCTGTGGGCGCTGGCCGGCGCCCTCGCCGTCAGACAGGCCGTCGCGGTGCTGCGCGTGCCACCGGCCGAGTGGCTGGGCGGCTTCCACCTCCCCGGCACCCTCCCGGGTGCGGGCGGCCCGGCCGTCGGCTCGGTCTACGACGTCGGACAGTTCGCCCGCACCCCCTTCGCCGGGCTGGTCCTCAAGCCGCTCGCCGGTCTCGCCGCCCCCTCCCTGGAGGTCGCCTGGACCTGCGTGACGCTGCTGTTCGTCGCCGCCATCGGGCTCGTCGCCGCCCGCGGCCTGCCCGACCCCGTGCCGCGGCGCACCGCGCTGCTCGCCGCGCCCGTCCTGACGGCCCTGATGATGGTCTCGCTGCCGGTCCGCGAGGCCGCCTCACCCGGCCGGACGGCCGTCGTCCCCGTCCTGCTGCTGCTCCTCGCGGTCTTCCGGGTGCCCGGAGACCGGCCCGCCGGCGTCCTCGTCGGCCTCGCCGCCGCGCTCCAGCCGGCGCTGCTGCTCTTCGCCCCGCTGCTGTGGCTGACCGGACGCCGCCCCGCCGGCCGCACCGCCGCCGTGACCTTCGCCGCGGCCACCGCCCTGTCGTGGGCGGCCCTGCCGCGCGACTCCTGGACGTACTGGGTGCACCACCTGGGCGGCACCGGCCTCGGCGGCGCCCCCGACGGCCTCGCCAACCAGTCCGTGCACGGCGCCCTGCTGCGCCTCGGCCTGACCGGACCGGCCGAAGTCCTGCTCTACGCCGCCCTCGCGGGCGCCATCGTCTGGGTCGGCCTGCGCCGCGCGGTCCGCTACGCCCGCGACGGCCAGCTGCTGCTCGCCGTCGCCGTCACCGGCTGCGTGGCCGTCGCCGTGTCCCCGACCGGCTGGCGCCACCAGCTGCTGTGGGTGCTGCTCGCCGTCGCCGGCAAGGTGGGCAAGCGCGCCGCCGACCGGCGCGTGTGGCCGGTGGCCGTGGTCCTCGCCATGACCCTGCCGAGCGCGGTGCTGCTGCCGAACCTGACCGCGCTGGCGCCCGTACGCGACAACGTGCTGCTGCTCACCGCGGTGGCGGCGGCCTGCGCGGTGCCGTTCCTGCCCCGCTCGTCCCCGTACTGGCGCGATCCCGTGCCGACGGACTACGGGCGGCCGGCGGCGGCCCGCTGGTCGCGCGTGCCGCTGCTGCCGTTCTGGCGGCGCGTGCTGTCCCGCCCGAACCTGCTGCTGGAACTCCTGCTGATACGGGTCGGCTACTCGCTCTACTCCCACATCCGGGCGGCCGCCCCCACCAGCCGCTCCCTCGCCGAGGGCAACGGCAGCCAGATCCTCGGGATCGAGAAGGCGCTGGGCCTCGACATCGAGCACGCCGTGAACCACGCCGTGGTGGCAACGCCCTGGCTGGAGGCCTTCTTCGACTTCTACTACACCTCCTTCCACTTCGTGGTCCCGCTGACGATCCTGGCGGTCCTCTACTGGCGGCGCCCCGGCGACTACCGCTGGGCCCGGGCCTCCCTGGGCCTGGCCACCGTCCTCGCCCTCGCCGGGTTCTGGCTGTACCCGCTCGCCCCGCCGCGCCTGATGCCCGGCCTCGGCTTCGTCGACACCGTGCACGGTCCGCAGGACCTGGCCAACCCGTCGTACGGGGCCATGACCGCGATCTCCAACCAGTACGCGGCGATGCCCTCGCTGCACTTCGGCTGGTCGCTGTGGTGCGGGATCGTGATCGTGGTGCTCGCCCCGAAGGGCTGGCAGAAGCTGCTGGGGGCACTGCACCCGCTGATCACGGTGTGCGCGATCGTCGCCACCGCCAACCACTGGGTGCTGGACGCGGTCGGCGGCGCGGTCGTCGTGACCGCCGGCTTCGGACTCGTGCA includes these proteins:
- a CDS encoding peptidoglycan-binding domain-containing protein, which encodes MAFNPLRIRPYVTLSDPGELAAEAVPPSPQPVSGVVSPPPAAPQPVHAEDDTPAYGVPAAPAAGPWQDGPWQAGPAPAPHPAETVRLRAVPAAAPATGGGGGGGGGPEERSGSASRRRPLALLLGAAAAVALSGTAVAVWVLPASPESDTTLLDAKASAPAVGAAPAAPSGSPSRASASPSASASPSASKSSSPSASPSPSASRSASSAPPSPSTSPSASRSASTPPPAQAPVLRYGDSGPEVEKLQRLLAAEGLYRGRFHGKFDSKVESALSTFQYYNGIDDQEWGVYGPLTRKALEG
- a CDS encoding antibiotic biosynthesis monooxygenase family protein, with translation MSIVKINALTVPAEQREVLERRFASRAGTVESSDGFEWFELLRPVEGTDQYLVYTRWRSEEDFQAWMEGPMKAAHQGGGGEGGQGGAAGAERPKPAASASTVWSFEVVQQAAPKKA
- a CDS encoding DinB family protein, which gives rise to MFVDPDADPRTDGGFRGERDVLIGYLNDQRLTLELKCAGLDAEALARRSVEPSDLSLLGLVRHLAGVEQYWFRQVMAGQDIRRHYRSEEEPAGEFTGAVADPELVADAWATWRSEVAFAERFVAQAPGVDVTGECGGEPMELREVLVHMIEEYARHNGHADFLRERIDGRVGQ
- a CDS encoding TMEM165/GDT1 family protein, whose amino-acid sequence is MFSFSITAIAFGVVFLAELPDKTALAGLMLGTRYRASYVFAGVAAAFAVHVALAIAAGSVLTLLPHRLVQAVVGILFLLGAAMLLLKKDAGDEEVKPPADQSFWKVSGAGFMLILVAEFGDLTQIMTANLAARYDDPVSVGIGAVLALWAVAGIGILGGRTLMKYVPLRLITKIAAAVMAALAVFSLYEAIAG
- a CDS encoding GNAT family N-acetyltransferase, whose protein sequence is MTTHSEHRTPRSTPTPTPTPTLAPGPAVTRSWTVSPEPFTTADATRLRRAYYAEVAGRYWKREVTEAEIDQGLLDFPDEGLEPPTGQFVVGRLDGAALACGGVRLLDAVTAELTRVYVDGRARGTGGGAALLRVLEAESRALGAERVRLDTRSDLVEARALYARHGYAEIPAYNSGPYAEHWFEKRLV
- a CDS encoding MFS transporter, translating into MAQDATQGAADPVPGPQKPGPTGEHSSREVLVPIGALLLGLLIAALDQTIVSTALPTIVSDLGGMAHLSWVVTAYMLAATAATPLWGKLGDQYGRKKLFQYAIVLFLIGSALCGLAQDMPQLIGFRALQGLGGGGLIVLSMAIVGDIVPPRERGRYQGLFGGVFGATSVLGPLLGGLFVDNLSWRWVFYINLPIGLVALVVIAAALHIPARSSKHTIDYLGTFLIACVATCLVLVASLGATWGWASARIIGVAVLGVVLLAAFLLVERKAAEPVLPLKLFRIRTFSLCSAISFVVGFAMFGAMVYLPTFLQIVQGVSPTMSGVHMLPMVIGMLISSTASGQIVSRTGRWKVFPIAGTAVTALGLLLLHQLHRTSSTWEMSVYFFVFGAGLGLVMQVLVLVVQNAVSYADLGVATSGATFFRSIGASFGVAIFGTVFTNQLDDKLAASLAGVTLPADAGIPQLEADPRAISALPADLRPRVLDAYATAITDVFLYTVPIVLVAFVLACFLKEDKLRASVTAPDVTETLASNPVQRSSRDEVARALSVLGTREGRRHVYEKITEKAGYDLLPASSWLLLRINKYGSAEPALLAERVNVPVKVITDAARQVEERGLAVRDGLPLVLTERGSEAAAKLSAARQDSLAELLGDWWGPDRPTDLVKLVEEINTELCGSDAEEPYDAEPRRDHAAP
- a CDS encoding nuclear transport factor 2 family protein gives rise to the protein MAEHPDCALIRRGYEAFGKGDMEALGALMTADVIHHVPGNNPMSGHHKGREHVLDFYRRLGEETKGTFQVHLESVLVDGRGHVMSFHTARGDRGDRGIEIRQGLFFTIVGHKITDIDQCTADIDEEDAFWS
- a CDS encoding bifunctional glycosyltransferase 87/phosphatase PAP2 family protein, with translation MANAAEHSTANGHAGVIGGNSRLGAARLLLWALAGALAVRQAVAVLRVPPAEWLGGFHLPGTLPGAGGPAVGSVYDVGQFARTPFAGLVLKPLAGLAAPSLEVAWTCVTLLFVAAIGLVAARGLPDPVPRRTALLAAPVLTALMMVSLPVREAASPGRTAVVPVLLLLLAVFRVPGDRPAGVLVGLAAALQPALLLFAPLLWLTGRRPAGRTAAVTFAAATALSWAALPRDSWTYWVHHLGGTGLGGAPDGLANQSVHGALLRLGLTGPAEVLLYAALAGAIVWVGLRRAVRYARDGQLLLAVAVTGCVAVAVSPTGWRHQLLWVLLAVAGKVGKRAADRRVWPVAVVLAMTLPSAVLLPNLTALAPVRDNVLLLTAVAAACAVPFLPRSSPYWRDPVPTDYGRPAAARWSRVPLLPFWRRVLSRPNLLLELLLIRVGYSLYSHIRAAAPTSRSLAEGNGSQILGIEKALGLDIEHAVNHAVVATPWLEAFFDFYYTSFHFVVPLTILAVLYWRRPGDYRWARASLGLATVLALAGFWLYPLAPPRLMPGLGFVDTVHGPQDLANPSYGAMTAISNQYAAMPSLHFGWSLWCGIVIVVLAPKGWQKLLGALHPLITVCAIVATANHWVLDAVGGAVVVTAGFGLVHVLSGPRGLHPNVPAQPGGDGALRAAATAPGTAAATATAAEPVAGSRP
- a CDS encoding HAD-IA family hydrolase, which gives rise to MPASTSTTAPVALTAKALLLDMDGTIVNSDAVVERCWRDWALSHGLDPQEALKVVHGRQGYATMAVLLPERPMEINLAENAEMLARETADTDGVVPVAGAPAFMAAIGGLPHALVTSADAALATARMTAAALPMPEVRITAESVGASKPDPEGFLKGAAALGVDPADCIVFEDSAAGIAAGRAAGMRVIGVGPRAAAHGPTVHVPDLTSLDITTGADGSIRITLRPEPQDAPAQ